A stretch of Pangasianodon hypophthalmus isolate fPanHyp1 chromosome 9, fPanHyp1.pri, whole genome shotgun sequence DNA encodes these proteins:
- the acsbg1 gene encoding long-chain-fatty-acid--CoA ligase ACSBG1 isoform X1 — translation MISSGISQEPSCNKNQHRVKEKQHSLGRSPLGLMTDSKKKGEEQATAQKICVEEFLAGKALAPAQCLWTTEASGSVQLRIDDLCPQEPITVHQMFMTSVQKYGNLFALATKRKGKWEKITFSEYYQCCRMAAKSFLKLGLERFHSVAILGFNSAEWFFSAVGAIFAGGIMTGIYATNSPEACHYVASDSRANIIVVENQKQLDKILQVKDKLPHLKAIVQYSGPLLEKLPNLYLWEEFMSLGLDIPDKTLDDIISSQKVNQCCVLIYTSGTTGMPKGVMLSHDNITWTSHHASRAGGMQPAEIKQESIVSYLPLSHIAAQIYDLWTGIQWGELVCFAQPDALKGSLIETLKEINPSSHMGVPRVWEKIMEKIKEEVSHCAYIKKKLLTWAMSVGLEANQRDEEKSILFTLADVLVLEKLRTELGLSYCEKFFSGAAPLGNDTVQFFLGLNIKLYEAYGMSESSGPHFMSGPKVHKQSSCGRVVPGCRYKLVNVDSDGIGEVCFWGRNVFMGYLNMEDKTKETLDEDGWLHSGDLGKTDEEDFLYITGRIKELIITAGGENVPPVPIEDAVKKELPIISNAMLIGDKRKFLSMLLTLKCVTNAETMEPTDDLSTDTVEYFQQRGIQATKVSDVIGGKDQAVNQAIQEGIDRVNAKANSNAQRIQKWTIVGKDFSVSGGELGPTMKLRRPFVLKKYHNEIENFYRE, via the exons ATGATAAGCAGTGGAATATCTCAAGAACCATCCTGCAACAAAAATCAACACAGAGTCAAGGAGAAACAACACAG CTTAGGGCGTTCACCGTTGGGGCTCATGACAGACTCCAAAAAGAAGGGAGAAGAACAGGCTACAG CACAGAAAATTTGTGTGGAAGAGTTTTTAGCAGGGAAAGCTCTGGCTCCAGCCCAGTGCCTTTGGACCACAGAGGCGAGTGGATCAGTGCAACTGCGAATAGATGACCTCTGTCCACAGGAGCCAATCACAGTCCATCAGATGTTTATGACCTCAGTTCAGAAATATGGCAATTTGTTTGCCCTGGCAACTAAAAGAAAAGGCAAATGGGAAAAGATTACATTCTCTGAATACTACCAGTGCTGTCGGATGGCTGCCAAGAGCTTTCTGAAG TTGGGGCTGGAACGTTTCCACAGTGTGGCGATCTTGGGATTCAATTCAGCAGAGTGGTTCTTTTCTGCCGTAGGAGCTATCTTCGCagg GGGTATAATGACAGGGATCTATGCCACAAATTCTCCTGAAGCGTGTCATTATGTGGCCAGTGACTCAAGAGCAAATATTATTGTAGTGGAAAATCAAAAGCAGCTGGATAAAATTTTGCAG GTAAAGGATAAACTGCCACATCTGAAAGCCATTGTGCAATATTCTGGACCCTTGCTGGAGAAACTGCCCAATCTGTATTTG TGGGAGGAGTTCATGAGTCTGGGCCTGGATATTCCAGACAAAACccttgatgacatcatcagtagTCAGAAAGTCAATCAATGCTGTGTTCTTATCTACACATCAGGAACCACAGGCATGCCAAAAGGAGTGATGCTCAGCCATGACAAT ATCACATGGACGTCTCACCATGCGAGCAGGGCTGGAGGCATGCAGCCTGCGGAGATAAAACAGGAATCCATAGTGAGCTACCTCCCCCTCAGCCATATTGCTGCTCAGATCTATGACCTGTGGACAGGGATTCAGTGGGGCGAGTTAGTCTGTTTCGCACAGCCTGATGCTTTGAAG GGCAGCCTGATCGAGACTTTGAAAGAGATCAACCCTTCATCTCATATGGGAGTCCCACGTGTTTGGGAAAAAATAATGGAGAAAATAAAGGAGGAGGTATCACACTGTGCATACATAAAAAAGAAACTGCTGACCTGGGCCATGTCTGTTGGTTTGGAGGCTAATCAAAG GGATGAGGAGAAATCAATTCTCTTCACCCTAGCAGATGTGCTGGTCCTGGAAAAACTTCGTACTGAGCTGGGCCTCTCTTATTGTGAGAAGTTCTTCTCTGGTGCAGCTCCTCTTGGAAATGACACAGTCCAGTTCTTCCTTGGTCTCAACATTAAGTTATATGAGGCTTATGGCATGAGTGAAAGCAGTGGGCCTCATTTTATGTCTGGTCCAAAAGTTCACAAGCAGTCAAG TTGTGGCAGGGTGGTTCCTGGCTGCAGATATAAACTAGTTAATGTTGATAGTGATGGTATTGGGGAGGTGTGCTTTTGGGGTCGGAATGTCTTTATGGGGTATCTCAACATGGAGGATAAAACCAAGGAAACATTGGATGAAGATGGCTGGCTGCATTCTGGAGACTTGGGCAAAACAGATGAAGAAGATTTCCTTTACATTACTGGAAGGATAAAAG AGTTGATAATAACTGCTGGTGGAGAGAATGTTCCTCCAGTTCCTATAGAGGATGCTGTGAAAAAGGAGCTGCCTATAATCAGTAATGCCATGCTAATTGGGGACAAGAGGAAGTTTCTCTCAATGCTGCTCACACTTAAG TGTGTCACCAATGCTGAAACCATGGAGCCCACCGATGACCTTAGCACTGACACTGTGGAATACTTTCAACAACGTGGCATCCAGGCAACAAAGGTTTCCGATGTAATTGGAGGGAAAGATCAAGCAGTGAACCAGGCCATTCAGGAGGGCATTGACCGGGTCAATGCTAAGGCCAACTCCAACGCCCAGCGTATTCAGAAATGGACAATTGTAGGGAAAGACTTCTCAGTCTCTGGAGGAGAGCTAG gcCCAACAATGAAACTGCGACGACCGTTTGTCCTGAAGAAGTACCACAATGAAATAGAAAATTTCTACAGAGAATGA
- the dnaja gene encoding dnaJ homolog subfamily A member 4 isoform X1 has translation MERRAVEFSCSSKLQKVLQLLRLYIGRSGHLHSVTAAPSTRHAVRTQGARQFLKETNSFKLISQAYEVLSDPKKRDLYDQGGEQAIKEGGMGGGDFSSPMDIFNMFFGGGGRTQRERRGKNVVHQLSVTLEEMYSGSTRKLGLQKNVICEKCDGYGGKKGALEKCSNCKGRGVQIQVQQIGPGMIQQIQSMCSECQGQGERFSAKDRCKNCNGHKVERKKKILEVHIDKGMKDGQKITFHGEGDQEPGLEPGDVIIVLDQKDHPVYQRHDDNLIMKMQIKLVEALCGFKKTICTLDNRTLIINSPPGQVIKHNDLKCIQNEGMPVYRDPYEKGQLLIQFEVEFPEKHWLPENMFSQLERLLPKRDEVMLTDDMEEVDLCEVDHDFQRRRYSGEAYEEDEGPRSHGVQCQTQ, from the exons ATGGAGAGGAGGGCTGTAGAATTTTCTTGTTCTTCAAAGCTCCAGAAAGTTCTGCAGCTCCTGCGCTTATATATAGGGCGCAGCGGCCATCTTCATTCAGTCACAGCAGCACCATCTACCCGGCACGCTGTAAGAACACAGGGAGCAAGGCAATTTCTCAAGGAAACAAATAGT TTCAAACTCATTTCACAAGCCTATGAAGTCCTGTCAGATCCTAAAAAGCGAGACTTGTATGACCAAGGAGGTGAACAGGCCATCAAAGAAGGAGGCATGGGTGGAGGAGATTTCTCATCTCCTATGGACATCTTCAACATGTTCTTTGGTGGTGGAGgaagaacacagagagaaaggagag GGAAAAACGTGGTCCACCAACTTAGTGTCACACTTGAAGAAATGTACAGTGGTTCAACCAGGAAACTTGGTCTCCAGAAGAATGTGATCTGTGAGAAATGTGATG GTTATGGAGGAAAGAAAGGGGCCCTTGAGAAATGCTCTAATTGCAAAGGTAGAGGAGTTCAAATCCAGGTACAACAGATTGGACCAGGAATGATTCAGCAGATTCAGAGCATGTGCTCAGAATGCCAGGGGCAAGGCGAGAGGTTCAGTGCCAAGGACCGATGCAAGAACTGCAATGGGCACAAAGTGGAGCGCAAAAAGAAGATTCTTGAGGTCCACATTGACAAAG gTATGAAAGATGGCCAAAAGATCACATTCCATGGAGAGGGTGATCAGGAACCAGGCCTGGAACCTGGTGATGTCATCATTGTCCTGGACCAAAAGGACCACCCTGTATATCAGAGGCACGACGACAACCTGATTATGAAGATGCAGATTAAACTAGTTGAGGCCCTCTGCGGGTTCAAGAAGACAATATGCACACTAGACAACAGAACGCTCATCATCAACTCACCTCCAG GtcaagtaataaaacacaatgactTAAAGTGTATTCAGAATGAGGGCATGCCTGTGTACAGAGATCCATATGAGAAAGGACAGCTCCTCATTCAGTTTGAG GTTGAGTTCCCAGAGAAACACTGGCTTCCAGAGAACATGTTTTCCCAGCTAGAGAGACTGCTTCCCAAGCGAGATGAGGTCATGCTGACTGATGATATGGAAGAGGTTGACCTCTGTGAGGTGGACCATGATTTCCAGCGGAGGAGGTACAGTGGAGAAGCATATGAAGAAGATGAGGGTCCCAGAAGCCATGGAGTACAGTGTCAGACTCAGTGA
- the idh3a gene encoding isocitrate dehydrogenase [NAD] subunit alpha, mitochondrial isoform X2, which translates to MAGNAWRSTVSRVLGALTSQTQPRTFSRGLQTVTLIPGDGIGPEISTAVTKIFEAAKVPIQWEERNVTAIKGPGGKWMIPPEAKESMDRSKIGLKGPLKTPIAAGHPSMNLLLRKTFDLYANVRPCVSIEGYKTPYTDVDLVTIRENTEGEYSGIEHVIVDGVVQSIKLITEEASHRIAEYAFEYARNNQRTSVTAVHKANIMRMSDGLFLRKCREVAENYKDVKFTEMYLDTVCLNMVQDPTQFDVLVMPNLYGDILSDLCAGLIGGLGVTPSGNIGANGVAIFESVHGTAPDIAGKDLANPTALLLSAVMMLRHMGLHGHAKKIETACYDTIRDKKVLTKDLGGNSKCSEFTAEICRRVQDMD; encoded by the exons GTGTCCCGTGTCTTAGGTGCACTGACAAGCCAAACACAGCCCAGAACTTTTTCCAGAGGa CTGCAAACTGTAACACTAATTCCAGGGGATGGAATTGGTCCTGAGATCTCCACAGCTGTAACAAAGATATTTGAAGCAGCTAAA GTTCCCATTCAGTGGGAGGAAAGGAACGTGACAGCTATCAAAGGACCTGGAGGAAAATGGATGATCCCTCCTGAAGCCAAAGAGTCAATGGACAGAAGCAAAATCGGATTGAAAG GACCTCTGAAGACCCCTATTGCTGCTGGCCATCCTTCCATGAACCTGCTGCTTAGAAAGACATTCGACCTGTACGCCAACGTGCGTCCCTGTGTGTCCATTGAGGGTTATAAGACTCCTTACACAGATGTCGACCTGGTTACCATCAGAGAAAACACTGAGGGAGAGTACAGTGGAATTGAGCATGTG ATTGTAGATGGAGTCGTGCAGAGTATTAAGCTGATCACAGAAGAGGCCAGCCATCGCATCGCTGAATACGCCTTCGAGTACGCCAGGAATAACCAGAGAACCAGTGTAACAGCTGTTCACAAGGCCAACATCAT GCGTATGTCTGATGGCCTGTTTCTGAGGAAGTGCAGAGAGGTGGCTGAGAACTACAAGGATGTCAAATTCACTGAAATGTACCTGGATACAGTGTGTCTGAAT atggtGCAGGATCCCACTCAGTTTGATGTGCTTGTTATGCCCAACCTGTATGGTGATATATTGAG TGATCTTTGTGCCGGATTAATTGGAGGTCTAGGAGTGACTCCTAGTGGCAACATTGGCGCTAATGGTGTTGCCATATTTGAATCG gtACATGGAACTGCACCTGATATTGCTGGTAAGGACCTGGCCAACCCTACTGCTCTGCTTCTGAGTGCTGTGATGATGCTGCGGCACATGGGACTGCATGGCCATGCCAAGAAAATCGAGACCGCCTGCTATGACACCATCCGAGACAAGAAG GTTTTGACCAAAGACCTTGGTGGAAATTCCAAGTGTTCAGAGTTCACAGCTGAGATTTGCCGACGAGTACAAGACATGGACTGA
- the idh3a gene encoding isocitrate dehydrogenase [NAD] subunit alpha, mitochondrial isoform X1 has translation MAGNAWRSTMYKVLERCGAWISEQSKAQEVSRVLGALTSQTQPRTFSRGLQTVTLIPGDGIGPEISTAVTKIFEAAKVPIQWEERNVTAIKGPGGKWMIPPEAKESMDRSKIGLKGPLKTPIAAGHPSMNLLLRKTFDLYANVRPCVSIEGYKTPYTDVDLVTIRENTEGEYSGIEHVIVDGVVQSIKLITEEASHRIAEYAFEYARNNQRTSVTAVHKANIMRMSDGLFLRKCREVAENYKDVKFTEMYLDTVCLNMVQDPTQFDVLVMPNLYGDILSDLCAGLIGGLGVTPSGNIGANGVAIFESVHGTAPDIAGKDLANPTALLLSAVMMLRHMGLHGHAKKIETACYDTIRDKKVLTKDLGGNSKCSEFTAEICRRVQDMD, from the exons GTGTCCCGTGTCTTAGGTGCACTGACAAGCCAAACACAGCCCAGAACTTTTTCCAGAGGa CTGCAAACTGTAACACTAATTCCAGGGGATGGAATTGGTCCTGAGATCTCCACAGCTGTAACAAAGATATTTGAAGCAGCTAAA GTTCCCATTCAGTGGGAGGAAAGGAACGTGACAGCTATCAAAGGACCTGGAGGAAAATGGATGATCCCTCCTGAAGCCAAAGAGTCAATGGACAGAAGCAAAATCGGATTGAAAG GACCTCTGAAGACCCCTATTGCTGCTGGCCATCCTTCCATGAACCTGCTGCTTAGAAAGACATTCGACCTGTACGCCAACGTGCGTCCCTGTGTGTCCATTGAGGGTTATAAGACTCCTTACACAGATGTCGACCTGGTTACCATCAGAGAAAACACTGAGGGAGAGTACAGTGGAATTGAGCATGTG ATTGTAGATGGAGTCGTGCAGAGTATTAAGCTGATCACAGAAGAGGCCAGCCATCGCATCGCTGAATACGCCTTCGAGTACGCCAGGAATAACCAGAGAACCAGTGTAACAGCTGTTCACAAGGCCAACATCAT GCGTATGTCTGATGGCCTGTTTCTGAGGAAGTGCAGAGAGGTGGCTGAGAACTACAAGGATGTCAAATTCACTGAAATGTACCTGGATACAGTGTGTCTGAAT atggtGCAGGATCCCACTCAGTTTGATGTGCTTGTTATGCCCAACCTGTATGGTGATATATTGAG TGATCTTTGTGCCGGATTAATTGGAGGTCTAGGAGTGACTCCTAGTGGCAACATTGGCGCTAATGGTGTTGCCATATTTGAATCG gtACATGGAACTGCACCTGATATTGCTGGTAAGGACCTGGCCAACCCTACTGCTCTGCTTCTGAGTGCTGTGATGATGCTGCGGCACATGGGACTGCATGGCCATGCCAAGAAAATCGAGACCGCCTGCTATGACACCATCCGAGACAAGAAG GTTTTGACCAAAGACCTTGGTGGAAATTCCAAGTGTTCAGAGTTCACAGCTGAGATTTGCCGACGAGTACAAGACATGGACTGA
- the dnaja gene encoding dnaJ homolog subfamily A member 4 isoform X2, protein MVRETGYYDILGVNPKSSADEIKKAYRKLALKYHPDKNPNEGEKFKLISQAYEVLSDPKKRDLYDQGGEQAIKEGGMGGGDFSSPMDIFNMFFGGGGRTQRERRGKNVVHQLSVTLEEMYSGSTRKLGLQKNVICEKCDGYGGKKGALEKCSNCKGRGVQIQVQQIGPGMIQQIQSMCSECQGQGERFSAKDRCKNCNGHKVERKKKILEVHIDKGMKDGQKITFHGEGDQEPGLEPGDVIIVLDQKDHPVYQRHDDNLIMKMQIKLVEALCGFKKTICTLDNRTLIINSPPGQVIKHNDLKCIQNEGMPVYRDPYEKGQLLIQFEVEFPEKHWLPENMFSQLERLLPKRDEVMLTDDMEEVDLCEVDHDFQRRRYSGEAYEEDEGPRSHGVQCQTQ, encoded by the exons ATGGTGCGAGAGACCGGCTACTACGATATTCTCGGAGTAAATCCGAAATCCTCTGCGGATGAAATCAAGAAAGCATATCGAAAACTGGCCCTGAAATACCACCCGGACAAAAATCCAAATGAAGGCGAAAAA TTCAAACTCATTTCACAAGCCTATGAAGTCCTGTCAGATCCTAAAAAGCGAGACTTGTATGACCAAGGAGGTGAACAGGCCATCAAAGAAGGAGGCATGGGTGGAGGAGATTTCTCATCTCCTATGGACATCTTCAACATGTTCTTTGGTGGTGGAGgaagaacacagagagaaaggagag GGAAAAACGTGGTCCACCAACTTAGTGTCACACTTGAAGAAATGTACAGTGGTTCAACCAGGAAACTTGGTCTCCAGAAGAATGTGATCTGTGAGAAATGTGATG GTTATGGAGGAAAGAAAGGGGCCCTTGAGAAATGCTCTAATTGCAAAGGTAGAGGAGTTCAAATCCAGGTACAACAGATTGGACCAGGAATGATTCAGCAGATTCAGAGCATGTGCTCAGAATGCCAGGGGCAAGGCGAGAGGTTCAGTGCCAAGGACCGATGCAAGAACTGCAATGGGCACAAAGTGGAGCGCAAAAAGAAGATTCTTGAGGTCCACATTGACAAAG gTATGAAAGATGGCCAAAAGATCACATTCCATGGAGAGGGTGATCAGGAACCAGGCCTGGAACCTGGTGATGTCATCATTGTCCTGGACCAAAAGGACCACCCTGTATATCAGAGGCACGACGACAACCTGATTATGAAGATGCAGATTAAACTAGTTGAGGCCCTCTGCGGGTTCAAGAAGACAATATGCACACTAGACAACAGAACGCTCATCATCAACTCACCTCCAG GtcaagtaataaaacacaatgactTAAAGTGTATTCAGAATGAGGGCATGCCTGTGTACAGAGATCCATATGAGAAAGGACAGCTCCTCATTCAGTTTGAG GTTGAGTTCCCAGAGAAACACTGGCTTCCAGAGAACATGTTTTCCCAGCTAGAGAGACTGCTTCCCAAGCGAGATGAGGTCATGCTGACTGATGATATGGAAGAGGTTGACCTCTGTGAGGTGGACCATGATTTCCAGCGGAGGAGGTACAGTGGAGAAGCATATGAAGAAGATGAGGGTCCCAGAAGCCATGGAGTACAGTGTCAGACTCAGTGA
- the acsbg1 gene encoding long-chain-fatty-acid--CoA ligase ACSBG1 isoform X2: MISSGISQEPSCNKNQHRVKEKQHSLGRSPLGLMTDSKKKGEEQATAQKICVEEFLAGKALAPAQCLWTTEASGSVQLRIDDLCPQEPITVHQMFMTSVQKYGNLFALATKRKGKWEKITFSEYYQCCRMAAKSFLKLGLERFHSVAILGFNSAEWFFSAVGAIFAGGIMTGIYATNSPEACHYVASDSRANIIVVENQKQLDKILQVKDKLPHLKAIVQYSGPLLEKLPNLYLWEEFMSLGLDIPDKTLDDIISSQKVNQCCVLIYTSGTTGMPKGVMLSHDNITWTSHHASRAGGMQPAEIKQESIVSYLPLSHIAAQIYDLWTGIQWGELVCFAQPDALKGSLIETLKEINPSSHMGVPRVWEKIMEKIKEEVSHCAYIKKKLLTWAMSVGLEANQRDEEKSILFTLADVLVLEKLRTELGLSYCEKFFSGAAPLGNDTVQFFLGLNIKLYEAYGMSESSGPHFMSGPKVHKQSSDGIGEVCFWGRNVFMGYLNMEDKTKETLDEDGWLHSGDLGKTDEEDFLYITGRIKELIITAGGENVPPVPIEDAVKKELPIISNAMLIGDKRKFLSMLLTLKCVTNAETMEPTDDLSTDTVEYFQQRGIQATKVSDVIGGKDQAVNQAIQEGIDRVNAKANSNAQRIQKWTIVGKDFSVSGGELGPTMKLRRPFVLKKYHNEIENFYRE; this comes from the exons ATGATAAGCAGTGGAATATCTCAAGAACCATCCTGCAACAAAAATCAACACAGAGTCAAGGAGAAACAACACAG CTTAGGGCGTTCACCGTTGGGGCTCATGACAGACTCCAAAAAGAAGGGAGAAGAACAGGCTACAG CACAGAAAATTTGTGTGGAAGAGTTTTTAGCAGGGAAAGCTCTGGCTCCAGCCCAGTGCCTTTGGACCACAGAGGCGAGTGGATCAGTGCAACTGCGAATAGATGACCTCTGTCCACAGGAGCCAATCACAGTCCATCAGATGTTTATGACCTCAGTTCAGAAATATGGCAATTTGTTTGCCCTGGCAACTAAAAGAAAAGGCAAATGGGAAAAGATTACATTCTCTGAATACTACCAGTGCTGTCGGATGGCTGCCAAGAGCTTTCTGAAG TTGGGGCTGGAACGTTTCCACAGTGTGGCGATCTTGGGATTCAATTCAGCAGAGTGGTTCTTTTCTGCCGTAGGAGCTATCTTCGCagg GGGTATAATGACAGGGATCTATGCCACAAATTCTCCTGAAGCGTGTCATTATGTGGCCAGTGACTCAAGAGCAAATATTATTGTAGTGGAAAATCAAAAGCAGCTGGATAAAATTTTGCAG GTAAAGGATAAACTGCCACATCTGAAAGCCATTGTGCAATATTCTGGACCCTTGCTGGAGAAACTGCCCAATCTGTATTTG TGGGAGGAGTTCATGAGTCTGGGCCTGGATATTCCAGACAAAACccttgatgacatcatcagtagTCAGAAAGTCAATCAATGCTGTGTTCTTATCTACACATCAGGAACCACAGGCATGCCAAAAGGAGTGATGCTCAGCCATGACAAT ATCACATGGACGTCTCACCATGCGAGCAGGGCTGGAGGCATGCAGCCTGCGGAGATAAAACAGGAATCCATAGTGAGCTACCTCCCCCTCAGCCATATTGCTGCTCAGATCTATGACCTGTGGACAGGGATTCAGTGGGGCGAGTTAGTCTGTTTCGCACAGCCTGATGCTTTGAAG GGCAGCCTGATCGAGACTTTGAAAGAGATCAACCCTTCATCTCATATGGGAGTCCCACGTGTTTGGGAAAAAATAATGGAGAAAATAAAGGAGGAGGTATCACACTGTGCATACATAAAAAAGAAACTGCTGACCTGGGCCATGTCTGTTGGTTTGGAGGCTAATCAAAG GGATGAGGAGAAATCAATTCTCTTCACCCTAGCAGATGTGCTGGTCCTGGAAAAACTTCGTACTGAGCTGGGCCTCTCTTATTGTGAGAAGTTCTTCTCTGGTGCAGCTCCTCTTGGAAATGACACAGTCCAGTTCTTCCTTGGTCTCAACATTAAGTTATATGAGGCTTATGGCATGAGTGAAAGCAGTGGGCCTCATTTTATGTCTGGTCCAAAAGTTCACAAGCAGTCAAG TGATGGTATTGGGGAGGTGTGCTTTTGGGGTCGGAATGTCTTTATGGGGTATCTCAACATGGAGGATAAAACCAAGGAAACATTGGATGAAGATGGCTGGCTGCATTCTGGAGACTTGGGCAAAACAGATGAAGAAGATTTCCTTTACATTACTGGAAGGATAAAAG AGTTGATAATAACTGCTGGTGGAGAGAATGTTCCTCCAGTTCCTATAGAGGATGCTGTGAAAAAGGAGCTGCCTATAATCAGTAATGCCATGCTAATTGGGGACAAGAGGAAGTTTCTCTCAATGCTGCTCACACTTAAG TGTGTCACCAATGCTGAAACCATGGAGCCCACCGATGACCTTAGCACTGACACTGTGGAATACTTTCAACAACGTGGCATCCAGGCAACAAAGGTTTCCGATGTAATTGGAGGGAAAGATCAAGCAGTGAACCAGGCCATTCAGGAGGGCATTGACCGGGTCAATGCTAAGGCCAACTCCAACGCCCAGCGTATTCAGAAATGGACAATTGTAGGGAAAGACTTCTCAGTCTCTGGAGGAGAGCTAG gcCCAACAATGAAACTGCGACGACCGTTTGTCCTGAAGAAGTACCACAATGAAATAGAAAATTTCTACAGAGAATGA